In Kitasatospora sp. NA04385, a single genomic region encodes these proteins:
- a CDS encoding NAD(P)-dependent alcohol dehydrogenase: MRSYHVDSGAGIDGLAVREHPDPAPGPGQALVAVRAASLSFRDLMVLRGDYLLPVKPDVVPVADGAGLVVAVGSGVTAVRVGDRVAGNVFPSWREGPFDLQHLAQLGGSLDGMLTELALLDADSLVPVPAHLSFAEAATLPCAAVTAWNALTGDGEGLRAGQTLLTLGSGGVSLFALQFGKALGARVIATTSSPDKARRLLELGADEVVDYRAVPDWAGRVRELTDGRGADRVVDVAGGLEQSLRAVRVAGHVACVGFVAESAPPLDPRALFRSGATVRAVAVGSRAQFLEVNALVERHRIRPLLDRSFPFDRAVEAFRHYASGAAFGKVTIDVPA, translated from the coding sequence ATGCGCAGCTACCACGTCGACAGCGGTGCCGGGATCGACGGCCTGGCCGTCCGTGAGCACCCCGATCCGGCGCCCGGCCCCGGGCAGGCCCTGGTGGCCGTCCGCGCCGCGTCGTTGAGCTTCCGCGACCTGATGGTGCTGCGCGGCGACTACCTGCTGCCCGTGAAGCCGGACGTGGTGCCGGTCGCCGACGGGGCGGGCCTGGTGGTCGCGGTCGGGTCCGGCGTCACGGCGGTGCGGGTCGGCGACCGAGTGGCGGGGAACGTGTTCCCGAGCTGGCGGGAGGGGCCGTTCGACCTCCAGCACCTGGCGCAGCTCGGCGGTTCGCTGGACGGGATGCTCACCGAACTGGCCCTGCTGGACGCCGACTCCCTGGTGCCGGTGCCCGCGCACCTGTCCTTCGCCGAGGCGGCGACGCTGCCCTGCGCGGCGGTCACCGCGTGGAACGCGCTGACCGGGGACGGCGAGGGCCTGCGCGCGGGGCAGACCCTGCTGACGCTGGGCTCGGGCGGCGTCTCGCTGTTCGCGCTGCAGTTCGGCAAGGCGCTCGGGGCGCGGGTGATCGCCACCACCAGCAGCCCGGACAAGGCCCGCCGACTGCTGGAGCTGGGGGCGGACGAGGTGGTCGACTACCGGGCCGTCCCCGACTGGGCGGGCCGGGTCCGCGAGTTGACGGACGGTCGGGGGGCGGACCGGGTGGTCGACGTGGCGGGCGGGCTGGAGCAGTCGCTGCGCGCGGTGCGGGTCGCGGGCCACGTCGCCTGCGTCGGCTTCGTCGCGGAGAGCGCCCCACCGCTGGACCCGCGGGCGCTGTTCCGCTCCGGCGCCACCGTGCGGGCCGTGGCCGTCGGCAGCCGGGCGCAGTTCCTGGAGGTGAACGCCCTGGTCGAGCGGCACCGGATCCGACCGCTGCTCGACCGCTCCTTCCCGTTCGACCGGGCCGTCGAAGCCTTCCGGCACTACGCGTCGGGGGCGGCGTTCGGCAAGGTGACCATCGACGTCCCGGCCTGA
- a CDS encoding NADP-dependent oxidoreductase produces MRAVSQSAVGAPSVLHTVDLPRPVPLPTEVLVRVHAAAVNPVDAMVRSGAFPLMGEPPFVLGWDVSGVVEEVVPGVNRFEVGDEVYGMPFFPRLGNGYAEYVAVPARQLARKPAGLDHVHAAALPLAGLTAWQALVDTARVGPGQRVLVHAGGGGVGHLAVQIAKARGAYVVATASAGKAEFVRGLGADEVVDYRSTDFAEVLSDLDVVLDGVGGQVGHRSIGVLRPGGLLVTLVARTDAALREETVRAGRRFAGVTVEPDHVGLEALAALVEDGLLRPHVEHALPLEEAAKAHELIERGDTLGKIVLTL; encoded by the coding sequence ATGCGCGCCGTTTCCCAGTCCGCCGTCGGTGCCCCGTCCGTGCTGCACACGGTCGACCTGCCCCGTCCCGTCCCGCTGCCCACCGAAGTCCTGGTCCGGGTGCACGCCGCCGCCGTCAATCCGGTGGACGCGATGGTCCGGTCCGGTGCCTTCCCGCTGATGGGCGAGCCACCGTTCGTCCTCGGCTGGGACGTCTCGGGCGTGGTGGAGGAGGTGGTGCCCGGGGTGAACCGGTTCGAGGTCGGCGACGAGGTCTACGGGATGCCATTCTTCCCCCGCTTGGGCAACGGGTACGCCGAGTACGTGGCCGTCCCCGCCCGCCAGTTGGCCCGCAAGCCGGCCGGCCTCGACCACGTGCACGCCGCGGCGCTGCCGCTGGCCGGGCTGACGGCCTGGCAGGCGCTGGTCGACACCGCGCGGGTCGGGCCCGGGCAGCGGGTGCTGGTCCACGCGGGCGGCGGCGGGGTCGGCCACCTGGCGGTGCAGATCGCCAAGGCCCGTGGGGCGTACGTGGTCGCCACCGCCAGCGCGGGGAAGGCGGAGTTCGTCCGCGGGCTCGGCGCCGACGAGGTGGTCGACTACCGCAGCACCGACTTCGCCGAGGTCCTCTCCGACCTGGACGTCGTGCTGGACGGCGTCGGCGGCCAGGTCGGCCACCGCTCGATCGGGGTGCTGCGCCCCGGCGGCCTGCTGGTGACGCTGGTCGCCCGCACCGACGCCGCCCTGCGCGAGGAGACCGTCAGGGCCGGGCGGCGCTTCGCCGGCGTCACCGTGGAGCCCGACCACGTCGGCCTGGAGGCCTTGGCCGCCCTGGTCGAGGACGGCCTGCTCCGGCCGCACGTAGAGCACGCGCTCCCGCTGGAGGAGGCGGCGAAGGCCCACGAGCTGATCGAGCGCGGCGACACGCTGGGCAAGATCGTGCTGACGCTCTGA
- a CDS encoding alpha/beta fold hydrolase: protein MPARPIAPLTAPTPLAPPTPPTPPTPLARTVVGSGPGLVLAHGAGGSIEANYGPVLGALAARHTVVGVDWPGTGGSPRAARQLDADELADQLVAAADAEGLDRFALAGFSLGAPVAVRAAARHPERVSALVLTAAFAHRDAPLELAARLWAELYASGRHDLLAEFLTLVAFSTGALRSAEPAALRGAITALAATLPPGTPEHVDLVRRIDVRSDLALVRAPTLVITTTADPLVSLPLQRELVERIPGAREAELPTGHLPFAEQPERWQALITDFLAEHAATA from the coding sequence ATGCCCGCACGCCCGATTGCCCCGCTCACCGCACCCACCCCGCTCGCTCCGCCGACCCCGCCGACCCCGCCGACCCCGCTGGCCCGCACCGTCGTGGGCTCCGGCCCCGGCCTGGTGCTCGCCCACGGCGCCGGGGGCAGCATCGAGGCCAACTACGGGCCGGTCCTGGGCGCGCTGGCCGCCCGGCACACCGTGGTCGGCGTCGACTGGCCCGGCACCGGCGGCTCCCCGCGCGCCGCCCGGCAGTTGGACGCCGACGAGCTGGCCGACCAGTTGGTCGCCGCGGCCGACGCCGAGGGGCTCGACCGCTTCGCCCTGGCCGGGTTCTCGCTCGGCGCCCCGGTCGCGGTCCGCGCCGCCGCCCGGCACCCGGAGCGGGTCAGCGCCCTGGTGCTGACCGCCGCCTTCGCCCACCGGGATGCCCCGCTGGAGCTCGCCGCCCGCCTATGGGCCGAGCTGTACGCCTCCGGCCGACACGATCTGCTCGCCGAGTTTCTGACGCTGGTCGCGTTCAGCACCGGGGCGCTGCGGTCCGCGGAGCCCGCCGCGCTGCGCGGGGCGATCACCGCGCTGGCCGCCACCCTCCCACCCGGCACCCCCGAGCACGTCGACCTGGTCCGCCGAATAGACGTCCGCAGCGATCTGGCCCTGGTCCGGGCGCCCACCCTGGTGATCACCACCACCGCCGACCCGCTGGTCTCGCTGCCTCTGCAACGCGAGCTGGTCGAACGGATACCCGGCGCCCGGGAGGCCGAACTGCCCACCGGCCACCTGCCGTTCGCCGAGCAGCCCGAGCGGTGGCAGGCCCTGATCACCGACTTCCTCGCCGAGCACGCCGCCACCGCCTGA
- a CDS encoding DUF6882 domain-containing protein: MRIDVVEESDGGAGAELEALVAEGFERIDRLAEAHVQWGLGTADRWGLDQRTGLITWTFPDRTAVAAAQILATWSPRGESWMWSWANGSILPGLSRDARAVRDWAGARGHAALTTPTLDADAGAAAALAALAVRVTRAAGFYRGPGDRSHTIITFGPVTLTGPDGATSTRTVEVG, from the coding sequence ATGCGGATCGACGTGGTGGAAGAGTCGGACGGGGGTGCCGGGGCCGAGCTGGAGGCGCTGGTGGCGGAGGGGTTCGAGCGGATCGACCGGCTCGCCGAGGCGCACGTGCAGTGGGGGCTGGGGACGGCCGACCGGTGGGGGCTGGACCAGCGGACCGGGCTGATCACCTGGACGTTCCCGGACCGGACGGCCGTCGCGGCCGCGCAGATCCTGGCGACCTGGAGCCCGCGGGGGGAGAGCTGGATGTGGTCCTGGGCGAACGGGAGCATCCTGCCCGGGCTGAGCCGGGACGCCCGGGCCGTCCGCGACTGGGCCGGGGCGCGGGGGCACGCGGCGCTCACCACCCCGACGCTGGACGCCGACGCCGGTGCCGCCGCCGCCCTGGCCGCCCTCGCCGTCCGGGTCACCCGGGCCGCCGGGTTCTACCGGGGCCCGGGCGACCGCTCGCACACGATCATCACCTTCGGCCCCGTCACCCTCACCGGGCCGGACGGCGCCACCTCCACCCGGACCGTCGAGGTCGGGTGA
- a CDS encoding N-acetyltransferase, translating into MNTVQITRVDETQWQALADDVVVGRGDVSARPDGRRFVSIDVWDDAAFAPLATAMLAALPTPLRTLLAGDDTGPLAHWERAGFVPERREWEYLLSTAADLPEPAPGVTVLPAGTADEAELRLLDREIRAEVEAGSGWHTMPAEVRPCPPGDTLIDPSLYAVAVHEGRYAGLVRVVRPRGRGPARIGLLAVRAAHQRHGLGRSLLAHALRALHESGTTTARAEVDQSRTAAVTLLEGFGAERTGHLLHLVHP; encoded by the coding sequence ATGAACACCGTGCAGATCACCCGGGTCGACGAGACCCAATGGCAGGCCCTCGCCGATGACGTCGTCGTCGGCCGGGGCGATGTCTCCGCCCGCCCCGACGGCCGACGGTTCGTCAGCATCGACGTGTGGGACGACGCGGCCTTCGCGCCGCTGGCCACCGCGATGCTCGCCGCCCTGCCCACCCCGCTCCGCACCCTGCTCGCCGGGGACGACACGGGCCCGCTCGCGCACTGGGAGCGGGCCGGGTTCGTCCCCGAACGGCGGGAGTGGGAGTACCTCCTGTCCACCGCCGCCGACCTCCCCGAGCCCGCCCCGGGCGTCACCGTCCTGCCCGCCGGAACCGCCGACGAGGCCGAACTCCGCCTGCTGGACCGGGAGATCCGCGCCGAGGTCGAGGCCGGCTCCGGCTGGCACACCATGCCCGCCGAGGTTCGACCCTGCCCGCCGGGGGACACTCTCATCGACCCCTCCCTGTACGCCGTCGCCGTCCACGAAGGCCGGTACGCGGGCCTGGTCCGGGTGGTCCGCCCCCGCGGCCGCGGCCCCGCCCGGATCGGCCTGCTCGCGGTCCGCGCCGCCCACCAGCGGCACGGCCTCGGCCGCTCCCTGCTCGCCCACGCCCTGCGCGCCCTGCACGAGAGCGGCACCACCACCGCCCGGGCCGAGGTCGACCAGTCCCGCACCGCCGCCGTCACCCTCCTGGAGGGCTTCGGGGCCGAACGGACCGGTCACCTCCTGCACTTGGTCCACCCCTGA
- a CDS encoding alkaline phosphatase family protein encodes MRNSRSTMALSLSAAAVVAAALVPLGGSSAVAATGAYNGLPNGSKQAKTLVIGIDGTRYDKIAAADAPNLKALIASGTTATSNLYANPLAPTLSGPGWSTIATGVWPDKHKVLDNNFTGSRFDLYPDYASRLEAADPANSTLVIGSWNPITANVFNGTADLRIPESENDAKTASDAADYLAHGNPDSVFLHFDEVDEAGHSYGGASSQYLAAIHGADTLLGKVLTALKSRATYASEDWLIVVTTDHGHTDAGGHGGNSANERQTWMVLDGRGYQAGARRYDVKPVDIAPTVLKHQGAPIDPAWGLDGRPVDEIVPDEFDALRPSLQTRVDETGIGSTVKGFTHTPPAGWSIDNSRMPTGGVTEWRGWAFATDEFWTAAQLGQSRETNVRARNVFAVADSDEWDDKSHGTGQFDSTLVSPAYPVAGRTHGTLSFATDYKVDGPQTGDVYVSFDGGAAQLVKSYRADLNTVEHLDVTVPAGASTARFQFRYTGTNSAFWTVDQVVFG; translated from the coding sequence GTGCGCAACTCCCGTTCCACCATGGCCCTCTCCCTCTCCGCCGCGGCCGTCGTCGCGGCCGCGCTGGTACCGCTGGGTGGCTCGTCCGCGGTGGCCGCCACCGGCGCGTACAACGGCCTGCCGAACGGCAGCAAGCAGGCCAAGACGCTGGTGATCGGCATCGACGGCACCCGGTACGACAAGATCGCGGCGGCGGACGCGCCGAACCTGAAGGCGCTGATCGCCTCCGGCACCACGGCGACCTCCAACCTGTACGCCAACCCGCTGGCGCCGACGCTCTCCGGGCCGGGCTGGTCGACCATCGCCACCGGCGTGTGGCCGGACAAGCACAAGGTGCTGGACAACAACTTCACCGGTTCGCGCTTCGACCTGTACCCGGACTACGCGAGCCGGCTGGAGGCCGCCGATCCGGCCAACTCGACGCTGGTGATCGGCTCCTGGAACCCGATCACCGCCAACGTCTTCAACGGCACCGCCGACCTGCGGATCCCGGAGAGCGAGAACGACGCGAAGACCGCCTCGGACGCCGCCGACTACCTGGCGCACGGCAACCCGGACTCGGTGTTCCTGCACTTCGACGAGGTGGACGAGGCCGGGCACTCGTACGGCGGCGCGTCCAGCCAGTACCTGGCGGCGATCCACGGCGCGGACACCCTGCTCGGAAAGGTGCTGACCGCGCTCAAGTCCCGGGCCACCTACGCCTCGGAGGACTGGCTGATCGTGGTCACCACCGACCACGGCCACACCGACGCGGGCGGCCACGGCGGCAACAGCGCCAACGAGCGGCAGACCTGGATGGTGCTCGACGGCCGCGGCTACCAGGCCGGGGCGCGCCGCTACGACGTGAAGCCGGTGGACATCGCGCCGACCGTCCTCAAGCACCAGGGCGCGCCGATCGACCCGGCCTGGGGCCTGGACGGCAGGCCGGTCGACGAGATCGTGCCGGACGAGTTCGACGCGCTGCGGCCGAGCCTGCAGACCCGGGTGGACGAGACCGGCATCGGCTCCACCGTCAAGGGCTTCACCCACACCCCGCCGGCCGGCTGGTCGATCGACAACTCGCGGATGCCCACCGGCGGCGTGACCGAGTGGCGCGGCTGGGCGTTCGCCACCGACGAGTTCTGGACGGCGGCGCAGCTGGGCCAGAGCCGGGAGACCAACGTCCGGGCCCGCAACGTGTTCGCGGTCGCGGACTCCGACGAGTGGGACGACAAGTCGCACGGCACCGGCCAGTTCGACTCGACGCTGGTCAGCCCGGCGTACCCGGTGGCGGGCCGCACGCACGGCACGCTGTCCTTCGCCACCGACTACAAGGTGGACGGCCCGCAGACCGGCGACGTGTACGTGTCGTTCGACGGCGGCGCCGCGCAGCTGGTGAAGTCCTACCGGGCCGACCTGAACACGGTGGAGCACCTGGACGTCACCGTCCCGGCGGGGGCGTCGACGGCCCGGTTCCAGTTCCGCTACACGGGCACCAACTCGGCGTTCTGGACGGTCGACCAGGTCGTCTTCGGCTGA
- the infA gene encoding translation initiation factor IF-1, with translation MPRVAKGLELEGTVLECLRNATFKVELQNGHHVLAHISGKIRKNYIKILPFDRVLVELSPYDLTRGRILFRYRN, from the coding sequence TTGCCACGCGTAGCAAAAGGCCTGGAACTGGAGGGCACCGTCCTCGAGTGCCTGCGCAACGCCACCTTCAAGGTGGAACTGCAGAACGGCCACCACGTGCTCGCCCACATCAGCGGAAAGATCCGCAAGAACTACATCAAGATCCTCCCGTTCGACCGCGTCCTGGTCGAACTCAGCCCGTACGACCTGACCAGGGGCCGCATCCTGTTCCGCTACCGCAACTGA
- a CDS encoding TetR/AcrR family transcriptional regulator, with the protein MGTAGAADTTSTADVAGATTARAATGRTGARATAGPGPRERLLAAAQELTYRHGTGIGVDALLKEANVARRSLYEHFGGKDGLIAEVLRRSTAEDAAEYRRTLRAAGDDPRERLLAVFDRLAVVVAAPGFRGCRYLAADLALTDPDHPGHQVTRQYREQVTGLLADELRALGHPRPDHAAGQLLLLIDGAMAAAATRPGADPVAAARELAERVLTEAGEPGRAAAVATTD; encoded by the coding sequence ATGGGCACAGCAGGCGCGGCGGACACGACGAGCACGGCGGACGTGGCGGGCGCGACGACCGCACGGGCCGCGACGGGCAGGACGGGTGCCCGTGCGACGGCCGGGCCCGGGCCGCGCGAACGGCTGCTGGCCGCCGCCCAGGAACTGACGTACCGCCACGGCACGGGCATCGGCGTGGACGCCCTGCTCAAGGAGGCGAACGTGGCCCGCCGCTCGCTGTACGAGCACTTCGGCGGGAAGGACGGCCTGATCGCCGAAGTGCTCCGCCGCAGCACCGCCGAGGACGCCGCCGAATACCGGCGCACCCTGCGCGCCGCCGGTGACGACCCGCGCGAACGCCTGCTCGCCGTCTTCGACCGGCTCGCCGTCGTCGTCGCCGCGCCGGGCTTCCGCGGCTGCCGCTACCTCGCCGCCGACCTGGCCCTGACCGACCCCGACCACCCCGGCCACCAGGTCACCCGCCAGTACCGCGAGCAGGTCACCGGGCTGCTGGCGGACGAACTCCGCGCCCTCGGACACCCCCGCCCCGACCACGCCGCCGGTCAACTGCTGCTGCTGATCGACGGAGCGATGGCCGCCGCGGCCACCCGCCCCGGCGCCGACCCGGTCGCCGCCGCGCGCGAACTGGCCGAACGCGTCCTCACCGAGGCGGGAGAGCCGGGACGGGCGGCCGCGGTCGCCACCACCGACTGA
- a CDS encoding TetR/AcrR family transcriptional regulator, producing MPLTSKGAATRRRIVEGAAEQIREHGVFAVRLEDVMARTATSKSQLFHYFPGGKDDLLLAVARHEADRVIEDQQPELGSLTSWEAWRRWRDKVLARYRAQGVNCPLHTALAQLGGATDATRAVTCELLTRWQGQLAAGIRHLQADGETAPGLDADREAAALLAGLQGGVLILMATGATTHLEAALDTGLARLRGARQ from the coding sequence GTGCCGCTGACCAGCAAGGGCGCCGCCACCCGGCGGCGCATCGTCGAGGGCGCCGCCGAACAGATCCGCGAGCACGGGGTGTTCGCGGTGCGGCTGGAGGACGTGATGGCCCGCACCGCGACCAGCAAGAGCCAGCTCTTCCACTACTTCCCCGGCGGGAAGGACGACCTGCTGCTCGCCGTGGCCCGGCACGAGGCGGACCGGGTGATCGAGGACCAGCAGCCCGAACTGGGCTCCCTCACCTCCTGGGAGGCCTGGCGGCGGTGGCGCGACAAGGTCCTCGCCCGCTACCGCGCCCAGGGCGTCAACTGCCCGCTGCACACGGCGCTCGCCCAGCTCGGCGGGGCCACCGACGCCACCCGGGCGGTGACCTGCGAACTGCTCACCCGGTGGCAGGGCCAGCTCGCCGCGGGCATCCGCCACCTGCAGGCCGACGGCGAGACCGCCCCCGGCCTGGACGCCGACCGGGAGGCCGCCGCACTGCTGGCCGGGCTCCAGGGCGGCGTGCTGATCCTGATGGCCACGGGGGCCACCACCCACCTGGAGGCCGCCCTGGACACCGGCCTCGCCCGCCTGCGCGGCGCCCGGCAGTGA
- a CDS encoding 8-amino-7-oxononanoate synthase: MVAEAQVGEENTAPERVFDWLDEAAAVRDAAGLTRRLRSRPAADPVLDLASNDYLGLTRHPAVTAAAAEAALRWGGGATSSRLVTGTTEAHTALERELAEFCGYQAALVFSSGYTANLAVLTALAGPDTLIVSDAHNHASLIDGCRLARGRVARAAHCDPASVREALAARAEPRALVVTDSVFSVDGNAAPLAAHLAAARRHGAALVIDDAHGLGVLGPGGAGAGAAAGIAGQPDVVATATLSKSLGSQGGVVLGPERVIRHLVSAARTFIFDTGLAPAAVGAALGALRLLRAEPGRAADALRVARELADRLGESGLDASAPDGAVVSVRADDPEHAVRWAAACRDEGLAVGCFRPPSVPDGVPRLRLTARADLTDEQIAFAVGVVLKTR, translated from the coding sequence ATGGTGGCAGAGGCGCAGGTCGGAGAAGAGAACACGGCACCGGAGCGGGTGTTCGACTGGCTGGACGAGGCCGCGGCCGTCCGGGACGCCGCCGGGCTGACCAGGCGGCTGCGCAGCCGCCCGGCCGCCGACCCGGTGCTCGACCTGGCCTCCAATGACTACCTCGGGCTGACCAGGCACCCGGCCGTCACCGCGGCCGCCGCCGAGGCCGCCCTCCGCTGGGGCGGCGGCGCGACCAGCTCCCGGCTGGTCACCGGCACCACCGAGGCGCACACCGCGCTGGAGCGCGAACTCGCCGAGTTCTGCGGCTACCAGGCCGCCCTGGTGTTCTCCTCCGGCTACACCGCCAACCTCGCCGTGCTCACCGCCCTCGCCGGACCGGACACCCTGATCGTCTCCGACGCCCACAACCACGCCTCGCTGATCGACGGCTGCCGCCTCGCCCGGGGCCGGGTCGCCCGCGCCGCGCACTGCGACCCCGCCTCGGTGCGGGAGGCCCTCGCCGCCCGCGCCGAACCCCGTGCCCTGGTGGTCACCGACTCGGTGTTCTCGGTCGACGGCAACGCCGCCCCGCTCGCCGCGCACCTCGCCGCCGCCCGCCGGCACGGCGCCGCGCTGGTCATCGACGACGCGCACGGCCTGGGCGTGCTCGGCCCCGGCGGCGCGGGCGCGGGCGCCGCGGCCGGCATCGCCGGACAGCCCGACGTGGTCGCCACCGCGACGCTCTCCAAGTCGCTCGGCTCGCAGGGCGGCGTCGTCCTCGGCCCCGAACGGGTGATCCGCCACCTGGTCTCCGCCGCCCGCACCTTCATCTTCGACACCGGCCTCGCCCCCGCCGCGGTCGGCGCCGCCCTCGGCGCGCTGCGCCTGCTGCGCGCCGAACCCGGCCGGGCCGCCGACGCCCTGCGGGTGGCCCGCGAACTCGCCGACCGGCTCGGCGAATCCGGTCTGGACGCCTCCGCCCCCGACGGCGCCGTGGTCTCCGTCCGCGCCGACGACCCCGAGCACGCCGTGCGCTGGGCCGCCGCCTGCCGGGACGAGGGCCTGGCCGTCGGCTGCTTCCGGCCCCCGTCCGTCCCCGACGGCGTTCCGCGCCTGCGGCTGACCGCCCGGGCCGACCTGACGGACGAGCAGATCGCCTTCGCCGTCGGCGTGGTGCTCAAGACCCGCTGA
- a CDS encoding GntR family transcriptional regulator — protein sequence MNHGTPRTPLAPARSGVPEHGRVPKYYLVKAEVQELIDALGPGGRLPTEADLAERYGVARATVRQALRELLVEGRLRRQGRGTVVAGAKIEQPLSLASYTEGVTRQGLRPGRTLIALDRQPADPALADRLAVPPGEPLWHLERVLRADEERVGLESTYLPVARVPELAGEFDPAGSLYGYLRGRGVHLAGAEERIETVLATPREALLIGTPPALPMLLLHRRSRDADGRPLELVRTLYRGDRFSFTLDLTAPTTD from the coding sequence GTGAACCACGGCACCCCCCGCACGCCCCTCGCCCCCGCCCGGTCCGGCGTCCCCGAGCACGGGCGGGTGCCCAAGTACTACCTGGTCAAGGCCGAGGTCCAGGAGCTGATCGACGCGTTGGGGCCGGGCGGGCGGCTCCCCACCGAGGCCGACCTGGCCGAGCGGTACGGCGTCGCCCGGGCCACCGTCCGCCAGGCCCTGCGCGAGCTGCTGGTCGAAGGCCGACTGCGCCGCCAGGGGCGCGGGACGGTGGTGGCCGGAGCCAAGATCGAACAGCCGCTGTCGCTGGCCAGCTACACCGAGGGCGTCACCCGCCAGGGCCTGCGCCCCGGCCGCACCCTGATCGCCCTGGACCGGCAGCCCGCCGACCCCGCCCTGGCCGACCGCCTCGCCGTCCCGCCCGGCGAACCGCTCTGGCACCTCGAACGGGTGCTGCGCGCCGACGAGGAACGCGTCGGCCTGGAGTCCACCTACCTGCCGGTGGCCCGCGTCCCGGAACTGGCGGGCGAGTTCGACCCGGCCGGCTCGCTCTACGGCTACCTGCGCGGACGCGGCGTCCACCTCGCCGGAGCCGAGGAGCGGATCGAGACGGTGCTCGCCACCCCGCGCGAGGCCCTGCTGATCGGCACCCCGCCCGCCCTGCCGATGCTGCTGTTGCACCGCCGCAGCCGGGACGCCGACGGCCGCCCGCTGGAACTCGTCCGCACCCTCTACCGGGGCGACAGGTTCAGCTTCACCCTCGACCTGACCGCACCCACCACCGACTGA
- a CDS encoding TetR/AcrR family transcriptional regulator: MTPKGRPRGFDLEAALDAALMEFWRHGYEATSMSGLTRAMGISPPSLYAAFGDKRQLFSAAVGRYAETHGSYGAQALARPTAREAVETMLGLAATGYTDPAHPPGCFVVDGATNTSDASQEVREELCARRESTKRAVAAKIVADVEAGLLPPRAREEADGLAAFYASVIQGMSTQARDGADRATLERIAELAMRAWPSDAAGERAENTGRAGSVAAG; encoded by the coding sequence ATGACACCCAAGGGACGCCCACGGGGCTTCGACCTGGAAGCCGCACTCGACGCGGCACTGATGGAGTTCTGGCGCCACGGCTACGAGGCGACCTCGATGTCCGGCCTCACCAGGGCGATGGGCATCAGCCCGCCCAGCCTGTACGCGGCCTTCGGCGACAAGCGGCAGCTGTTCAGCGCGGCCGTCGGGCGCTACGCCGAGACGCACGGCAGCTACGGCGCCCAGGCGCTCGCCCGGCCCACCGCGCGGGAGGCCGTCGAGACCATGCTCGGGCTGGCCGCCACCGGGTACACCGACCCCGCCCACCCGCCGGGCTGCTTCGTGGTCGACGGCGCGACCAACACCAGCGACGCCTCCCAGGAGGTCCGCGAGGAGCTGTGCGCCCGCCGCGAGAGCACCAAGCGCGCCGTCGCGGCCAAGATCGTCGCCGACGTCGAGGCCGGCCTGCTCCCGCCCCGGGCCCGGGAGGAGGCGGACGGCCTGGCGGCCTTCTACGCCTCCGTCATCCAGGGCATGTCCACCCAGGCCCGGGACGGCGCCGACCGCGCCACCCTGGAGCGGATCGCCGAACTGGCCATGCGGGCCTGGCCGTCCGATGCGGCGGGGGAGCGCGCCGAGAACACCGGGCGTGCGGGGAGCGTCGCGGCGGGGTGA
- a CDS encoding DoxX family protein gives MRIAYWIVAGPLALLYLYGGALKVLRSPDRLRPMMAWVDRVPLPALRTLGGLELLGAVGLLVPTALLAWPAPAAATGLLLLQVGAVPVHLTGGDRRIGLNLVLLAAAAAALWLSVA, from the coding sequence ATGAGAATCGCCTACTGGATCGTCGCCGGTCCGCTCGCCCTCCTCTACCTCTACGGGGGCGCGCTGAAAGTGCTCCGCAGCCCCGACCGGCTCCGCCCGATGATGGCCTGGGTCGACCGCGTCCCGCTGCCCGCCCTGCGCACCCTGGGCGGCCTCGAACTGCTCGGCGCCGTCGGCCTGCTGGTGCCCACCGCCCTCCTCGCCTGGCCCGCCCCGGCCGCGGCCACCGGCCTCCTGCTCCTGCAGGTCGGCGCCGTCCCGGTCCACCTCACCGGCGGCGACCGCCGCATCGGCCTCAACCTCGTCCTGCTCGCCGCCGCGGCCGCGGCCCTGTGGCTGTCCGTCGCCTAG